Part of the Numenius arquata chromosome 5, bNumArq3.hap1.1, whole genome shotgun sequence genome is shown below.
cTATCTCAGGAATCCAGATGAAAATGGTAGAATTCATCTAACCAAGCATTGCAAATGTGCCATTAGATGTGACTTGTTAGATGTCATTAACGGAGGTGAGATACAGACATCTCACTCTGGACAAAGTGGTAACATTAAGTGGTGATTGTTCTCCTCTGGAAGTAGGTATCTAAACAGGCTGTATTAGTTTTGTCCTAAAATTGCCTATTTTGCCCTGTGGACTATAAAGACAGTCTAGGATGAGTTGCTTTATATATAGACATGTGCAGTGCAAGTGTATTTCTGTCTATGATCTGTGCGAGACTTATATAGGTTATCATCTGCATGATATAAATAATCGTAGAAGAAATTATGTGTGTCTGTCCTAACCAACCACTCAGAAGGGGAAATTACTGACGTAAATCTTTGGCTTTACTTTTCTAAGATTTGTTAAATGTAAAATTAGCATTAACACAGTGAATTATCAAGTTTGGCTGTTGGAGTTGGATCTGTTTCCAGCTGTGTCCCACTTCCCTTGacaaagtgaaaagcaaaataactgaTGAGAATTAGGTTTCATGAACGCAGTCAGATCTAAGCTCAGACTCGAAGGTTTAGAAaggttccttcttttttttttttttttttttttttctaataaacagGAACTTGGTACAAAGTGTGAAGATTTAGACTTACCTACTCTTACAGCTTCCCTTAAGTGGGTACTTTTACACTCCTGATTCCTTAATTTTTCAAGGTACTCTGGCTGGACAGTGTCTGTTTGTTTTCTGAGTATTTTCCTGATGGTGATTCCTGTTAGTTGGAACAGAATCCATGGCATGCCTTTCTCCATCTTTAAGACAGTTTTTGAAAATACCAAGGATgtttttgcaattatttattatttctttttgcaatCAGGTGTCTATGCTATTTCTGGAACTCTGTAGGTGCACTAGGTTACTGTTGCTAGTCTAGCTTTGCCTGAGCCCTCTTTTAATTACCAAGAGGCTCAGGAGTCCATGGAACAGCGCTCGCAACCGGCTCGAGTTCCCCGAGGAAAGGAGGAGCGCAGTGTGATGGGGCTTTATAACCTCTGTGTCTGCAAGGTGTTTAGAGGACTCGATATATTCAGGTACTGTAGGATAGTTTTCTCTGAAGTGAAGCGGCCTAAGTTGAtagaggtttatttatttttttattttttacattgatGTGCCATTGGACTTGTTGGGAAAAAGATGTACCAGAGatgaattttcttttgctgtttaaaacagctttttcccaggtgttttttccttttctatttgtttttttttggtgggttggggttttttccccccaattttggTAGTGAAATAATCAAGAAACtccagaaacagtatttttgggttttttgaaacATAGAATGAAGTTACAGTGATTGATGGAGTCATGCATTTGAAAATAAGGCATAATTGCTTAATTCGTTTGGAAACTGCAGGACggatttgtttctttatttaaacattaataaataaactGTATTTGTGGCATTGGAAAGCCTGCACACTGGTGTGATGGAGTTCATAtttcttgttttatatttttctttttttatctgccTGTGTGCATTGGTGTGCCTGTATTTTTCTGGCTGCCAAGAGATGACTTATAAACATGAAGGTAAGAAGTTACTGATTACCTCATCTGATTGCATTTCAAGGAAATTAATCTTGGATCATTTTCACCATGTTAGATTAAGTACTTGAAAATTAGATATTTAATTGTAAAGTGAAACTACTTTAGCAACAGAGAAATCAGATTATTTATATGTAAGTAGATCTAATCCAAACCATTAAAAATATGAGGGTATATTGAAATTTGCATATAATATGGTCTATGTGTCACTCTTGATTTATAACATTCTAAACTTCAGTGTTTACTGAGCACCATACTTCAGTAGAAGCATTAATACTTGAGTTATAAGGACGTAATgcataattttactttaaaattatgtgAAAACATTGATATAAATCCACATGAAAAATACTTGCTATCAAATGCATGGCAGAAGTCAGTGGAAATTAGAATTTAAATCAGAATTTTCCAACAATTTACATGACTATTTTCTCAGTTATTAAGTTATGCTTTAGAAGTAACAAGTGTACAAATCAATACAAAAGAATATTTAAGTTGTTAAATGAGAATATTCccatttttaagaaaagtttgAGTGAAAATAGTGTATAGTTACAAAAATCCAGTATTCTACATGTTTGTATATACTTTTCAATAACCATTGTGATTCAGCTCATGTGGAATCTCCCTTGGAGTTGgtgtatttatttatactttattatttattacagtgCTTATCAACAAACTGTGTATGAATcagatgtcttcttttttttcctttttatttcctctctctaCAGCTGTTCCCTTACCAGTtaatttgttgtggttttgctGTGAATCACTTGTTGTAGCCAATTGCTTCAGATACTAGATGATCAACAGTAAAACTAGCTATTTTGTAATTATGTCACAAAGCAATTCATTCATGTACAATAAATATACAATGGTTAAATACTTTATCTTTATTTCTATGGAAAGTGTCTGCTCCAGAAAATGATAAATGTACAGCTCCTCTAAAGAGGACggagtcattaaaaataaataagtggtTTCCTCATAGCTCCAAATATTATAGGCAGTCTGTATAGCATTTAACAGTTTTATACTTTTAACTCTCCATgaaatgttgggattttttaGTGTGATGGGAAATACTAGTTTTCTTGCATAATTCCCTCTCATCTAATAATCAAgggatttatttaataattttttttccgtATTTTTGCTACTTTTATCAAAATAACAGCATTGCTTAAAGTATCTTCTCAAGCCTATATATGTTTATATGAAATCAAACCCACCGCTGGTTTATGATTGTTTTTTCACTGCTTGAAACAGTATTGTGTGGGTGTGTGCATGCAGGGTTAAAGGAAGATACATACTCAACCTGAGGTATTTATGAAAGTGACTGTATAGCGGAGGTATAGCAAAAAAGCCTGTAGGTATGATCCTTTATTGTCAGTTTTAACTAAGCTGCTGCTAATCTTCATGTGGTCTCTGTGCCATATATGTGATAATAACTGGAGTTTTGCTCTCCATCTTTTAGAAGTCCCTTCTACCAGCCTTATCAAAGTCAAGATGATTCTTACTTACTTTGTCACCTTTCAAGCTTATAGTTTATTGCGGGGTTTGGTTGAGCTTCAAGGCCAAGCACCCTTGAATTAGGAGGCATGAGCAGGATCAGCTGTTCTTCagtcctgagttgcttgtccttGGCTAGGCTCCTCCAAAGCACTGGCCACTTGTTCTGAGCCCCATGCATAAACAAGCTGGGACAGACAGAAGAGCAGGATATAAAAGTGTTGTCATAAGAGTCCCCATGCAgctttgttttgggtttattCTCAGCTTCTTTGAGTAAAAAGTATCCACACTGCAAAGCGAGAATGCAGTTTTCATGGAAGTCTCTTGTTTTTTGTTTACCTGCCATCATCATCTTTACCTCCATTTAATCAACCTTCATCTTTATGAAACTGTCTGCTCATCAGTTTGGAGTCAGAAAGGAGTTCTTCCTCATGAGTTGAATGAGAAACTCAAATTGTAAATTTGTTTGTCTTCCTTACAACGGGAAGGTACCACCGTTTCTTAGCCCTATTTTCAACTCTCAATACCTATTTGTAGTGTTACGGTTAGATGATTGTAGGCTGCAACCAGTATTCAGCATGAGAGAAATGCTGGGTGGACCATCTCCTAAGGACTGTTTTTGTGCTTATGAGAGGGGAGTCTGAAATGTTTGTAATTCAAGTGTGAGAGAACGCAGTTTTCTGGACAAATCCTTATATTACTAGAGTAGAGCTTAACCCTGTTTCCCATGTCCTTTGTTTTGTTAAGTAGGAGAGAACGGTGAACAAACTGGTGCAGTGTGTGAATGCTGGAGGAAAGGATGAAATTATCCCAGGAAAGCATTTCTCTTAAGCAGCTTAGCCATAGCTTTACCTGGTGAAAGGATCACCAGCCTCCTAAATAACTGAGAGAAGGGTAATAGTGGTCTAGTAGCTTGCAAAAGGAAGGTTGTTTCTCAAGATTGTTCAGAAGCTCTTTGCCTTCTGCGCTGCATCGTATTTATCTGTATGCATATGGAGAAGCACAGTCTATTTGGAAAAGGTGGcatttgggggtttcttttttttttgagggcatAACAGCCTTTCAGAAGGAGATTTTAGTAGAACCggtttatttaaaaatgcagtctgaatgaaattttaaaattattatttgaagGGCTCATCTTATGTGAAGCCATTAAGTGGTTCAGAACAGGGCCTGGAAGCTGTCTTTGGTAGTTTGAGTGGGATTAGCTGTACTGGAAAACAATTACGGAGTAGTTTAGTTCACGAGTGATGACACTGTGACATGCTGGACTGTGGTAACCAGGGCTTTAGGCTGTACATGATGTTGTGTGTGCAGGCAAAGTCACACCTACTAGCTTGATTTTCTGGTACCACTTAATTCAAGATAAAGTATTTTGGCTGTTGATGAGAGCTCTGCTGAGACAAAGGAATATATTAAGCATTATGGGGCAGTGTGAGAAAGTGAAGACAGTACTTTGTAGACATACTGGAAGAATGTATAAAGTTAGATAAGTCTAGAAGCCTGTGGTGAAAGGTGAATATTTGGAATCCATCATGAGATAAGGCATTATAGGTAAAATAAAACCTTTCGGTATCTTGAATGAAATAGATCGCTCCCTCACTCAGCCAGTTTGGCTTTGCTGAGATGTAAGATGTCTGATGTTCTGACTTAATAAcaactgacaattttttttcattctttaggCCTTTTTAATGAAGAGGGCTATTATCTCTCACGTACCACCTGTGGTttatggtgtttgttttttgttttttttttttttttttttaaaaaggacaaactgTGACATTAGTATCTGTGATTCAGCATCAAGCAGTGCCAAAAAATACAGAGACAGAcagatttttcttcatcttcttagAGCAACCTCTCTCCACTAGCCTCCCTTTCTAGGATGCTTCATAACCTGGCTCCATTTTCCCATTaacacaattaaaaaagaaaactacagacTTATTGCTCCTCTGAATTTGTGTTGGGTTACTGGAACACTTTTATTGTGTAAAATGTTAGGCTTTCTATTGATTAATAGTGGTTAacttttgttattgttattttggaaggaaaaatacctgaaaaactTTTTCTAGTtaaatttttaagctgtttttttgtttttttttttaaacagcagaatTTTCTATAGAATTTTGCTGCTTTCTGAGCATTTGTTAGGAAACTAGTGGAAAGGGAGCTCTTAAAATGGTGAAAGAATTATTGCAGTTGTGGTGTTTTATATAAAACATCACATTTTTCACAATGAATATTGTACTATTCAATTCCAttggttatttattttctctagttttctgtAAGCATGCATTTAATTGATTACATTGGGtaaatttttttcagtctgcattGAAGTGCTGTTTTTCCCTAAGCATAGTTTTTTTGGTTAGTCATAATATTGgagcaaactttttaaaaaattgagaatGATAGTgttggaaaaataaatggaaattggCAATTTATACATTTAAGTAGGATTTTGAAAATTAGATATTATaaattaacctctttttttctttttcacttttttagaaTTAGTATGAATGACAACATTTATTCCGTGTTGTTCTTCAGAATACTTTTTCCCTTTCGGTTCCACATCTTATATATTACATCACATTGGGTTACTTTCTTCTCCATAGATATTGCATTCCTCGTGAATCTTGTAAGATGTGTGATCTTGGTAATTAGCTTTTATGCTTTTGCTAAAGCATTATTCTATTGGCAATTACCCAGTAATACGTGCAGTTCAGTTCTTGGAGGTTCTTATACAAATGATGTTGAAAAGGTAGCTAAGTTAACCTCAGAATAAGAGTTTACAAAGGAACCTTTTCTTCCTTCATACTAAAATAATGATCAGAGAAGACCTTGACTACTGTTtactgggtttggggggttttccaACTGTTTTGCTAGTAACTAAGAAAAACTAACTTTTCAGAGGCATGTTGTGGAGACATTTTTTGGATTTGATGAAGAATCTGTTGATTCAGAAACATCATCTGTAACTTCATATAACACAGATAAAACAGACAGGACACCAGCAACACCAGAAGAAGATTTGGAAGATGTAAGTAGTGGATGATTTGTTCTTAAGTTCTATGCAAATTCACATggaatttaaatgcaaatatttctttcatcTATTCTGCCACAGGAACTATGAAAGATTTGGCAGagaattgctttgttttgtttcaaatgcaGTAACACATCCACACTCATTGCAATAGAATTAATAAGATAATATTCTGCCTGCCAGATTTGGCAGATATTGGGGtgagaaataaaattgtttttctcaaGCCCTTGCTTATTAGTCGAAAGAAAATGAATAGGCACGTTGCTATGCCAAAAGTCAATAGTTACTAGACAATAGTTTGTCTTTCAACCTTGTAATTTATTTGACTGTTTTTATACAACCAGGATTTTATTCCTGTACTTACAATACTGAGGGAGGCTTT
Proteins encoded:
- the LOC141464851 gene encoding uncharacterized protein, which produces MEFIFLVLYFSFFICLCALVCLYFSGCQEMTYKHEEACCGDIFWI